A genomic segment from Paenibacillus sp. FSL K6-1096 encodes:
- a CDS encoding peptidoglycan-binding domain-containing protein, whose protein sequence is MAETSASGLLNIEINGSNPSDPIEGAKVTITEHRSSRIVKILETDRQGQINAIELQTVHSSSEDPWRPYKKYDLSVEIPPVGNRAETSYTYTKIGIQIYADSVTNNNDELSYILQLEEALTQRSGFEIQLSENNSAEHAESMVEQPEASHLPDRINESVLGFMPMYIMPFVPAFIDIFLGKVDPYAERINVNNKRIIQDTYKNYLKRVCAKEFGGMKNLAEQAIIANVLAVNSFALNRMYTEVYTDKGYNFNITNSTAFDQNYPPAQTSNERIDRIIDQYFDKYIRKGEKIQPYFSQYCAKAPCKNKGMGQLLSNHYALQGKNHLEILKAFYGSDIEILTANRVDTLPNSYPGVLKKGMTHQGVGTLKKYLNVIGKSYTSIPLLDSSNLFDEKTEKAVIQFQKLFKKRLPAADGIVDEPTWRLISEKYFFLGGEH, encoded by the coding sequence ATGGCAGAAACATCCGCTAGCGGCTTATTGAACATCGAAATTAATGGGAGTAACCCCAGTGATCCAATTGAAGGTGCCAAGGTGACCATTACTGAACATCGAAGCAGTAGAATTGTAAAGATTTTGGAGACCGACAGGCAAGGACAGATCAATGCTATTGAGTTGCAAACCGTCCACTCTTCCAGTGAAGATCCTTGGCGACCTTATAAAAAATATGATCTGTCCGTAGAGATCCCCCCTGTTGGAAACCGTGCAGAAACCAGCTACACTTATACTAAAATCGGTATTCAAATTTATGCTGATAGTGTAACGAACAATAATGACGAACTCAGCTACATCCTTCAGTTAGAAGAAGCTCTGACGCAAAGAAGCGGGTTCGAGATTCAGTTGTCAGAGAACAACTCTGCTGAACATGCAGAAAGTATGGTGGAGCAGCCTGAAGCTTCGCATCTCCCCGATAGAATTAATGAGTCTGTTTTAGGATTTATGCCGATGTACATTATGCCCTTTGTACCGGCTTTTATTGATATCTTTTTAGGAAAGGTAGATCCCTATGCTGAGCGCATAAATGTAAATAATAAAAGAATCATTCAGGATACGTATAAAAATTATCTGAAACGGGTCTGTGCGAAAGAATTCGGAGGGATGAAAAATCTGGCGGAGCAGGCGATTATCGCTAACGTGCTGGCAGTGAATTCCTTTGCCCTTAATCGGATGTATACGGAGGTATATACAGATAAAGGCTACAATTTCAATATTACAAACTCTACAGCTTTTGATCAGAACTATCCGCCTGCGCAGACATCGAATGAACGAATTGATCGTATCATCGACCAGTATTTCGATAAATACATCCGCAAAGGAGAAAAGATCCAGCCGTATTTTTCACAGTACTGTGCTAAGGCTCCCTGCAAGAATAAAGGGATGGGCCAACTGCTGAGCAACCATTATGCATTACAAGGCAAAAATCATCTGGAGATTTTGAAGGCATTCTATGGCTCTGACATTGAGATTCTTACAGCAAACCGGGTCGATACTCTGCCCAATTCATACCCGGGTGTTCTAAAAAAAGGAATGACCCACCAAGGTGTCGGTACATTGAAGAAATATCTGAATGTTATCGGCAAAAGCTATACTTCTATTCCCTTGCTGGATTCATCTAATCTATTTGACGAAAAAACCGAGAAAGCAGTCATTCAATTTCAAAAACTCTTCAAAAAGAGATTGCCGGCAGCAGATGGTATTGTGGATGAACCGACCTGGAGATTAATTTCAGAGAAATATTTCTTCTTGGGTGGTG
- a CDS encoding response regulator transcription factor codes for MNNETVIAVVDDDENIRNLVQAYLHKENFRTIGLGSAEEAWELWTSDPPDMWVLDIMLPGMDGYELCRRIRDEAEVPIIMISAKDNEVDKILGLELGSDDYLVKPFSPRELVARIRRQLERWERLHQPRPAAALPLTPGIELGGLRLLPEERRCFWHGSEVELTSKEFLMLKVFTGHPNRAFTREELLGQVWGDDYFGSDRAVDHLIKRIRKKISDLPLESVWGHGYRMREGRD; via the coding sequence ATGAATAATGAGACGGTCATTGCCGTTGTGGACGATGATGAGAATATACGCAATCTGGTACAAGCTTATTTACATAAGGAGAATTTCCGCACCATTGGCCTGGGAAGTGCCGAGGAGGCCTGGGAGCTGTGGACTAGTGATCCCCCGGACATGTGGGTGCTTGATATTATGCTGCCGGGGATGGACGGGTATGAGCTGTGCAGGCGTATCCGCGATGAAGCGGAGGTTCCGATTATTATGATCTCAGCCAAGGATAACGAGGTCGATAAAATACTCGGTCTTGAGCTGGGCAGCGACGATTATCTGGTCAAGCCGTTCAGTCCCCGGGAACTGGTGGCCCGGATCAGGCGTCAGCTGGAGAGGTGGGAGCGCCTCCATCAGCCCCGGCCTGCTGCCGCTCTGCCGCTCACCCCGGGGATTGAGCTGGGCGGCTTGCGGCTGCTTCCGGAAGAGCGAAGATGCTTCTGGCACGGATCTGAAGTGGAGCTGACAAGTAAGGAGTTCCTGATGCTGAAGGTGTTCACCGGGCATCCGAACCGGGCGTTCACGCGGGAAGAGCTGCTGGGGCAGGTCTGGGGGGATGATTACTTCGGCAGTGACCGGGCGGTTGACCATCTGATCAAGCGTATCCGCAAAAAAATCAGCGATTTGCCGCTGGAATCGGTCTGGGGACACGGTTACCGGATGAGAGAAGGGAGGGACTAG
- a CDS encoding diguanylate cyclase: protein MIANTNYEVLETISDHPAKAVYRCSEGSSGGTVILKVLKSEYAGTEAVLRFKQEYKLLAELSGQSTGVIRPLKLEEKNGLYMMVLEDIHGRSLKRILAEEQPDEAELLKLAVKLTDILASIHGQNVIHKDIKPSNIIWNRGQDIVQVIDFDLAVKLPRETREFQNSGVLEGSLLYISPEQTGRMNRSIDYRSDYYSFGVVLYEMMTGMRPFQSPEMVEQIYSIIAKEAVPPAKATGGKVSGSLSAIIMKLLEKSPEDRYRSAHGIKSDLMKCLAGLEDFAVGTEDRLDTFRIPQKLVGREDELSLLEEALRSSVRANAELMLISGDAGAGKTALVHELHRSISREQGLFAEGKFDQYNKNIPYSAILQAFRRLVRQLLDSPDEEGTREAGRYLSQALGGNGGVITGLIPELAAWIGVQPEVEPLGPAEETNRFFLTFARLVEGITRGGRPLVLFLDDVQWADYSSLQLVEKLVLDYHLQRLFVVCSFRDSEIHDGHPLFTVMDRIGKNRKVGRIHLQPLKEPDIRSLVAGTLHSSPERVQELAYRLFRRSKGNSFFVTEMLKDLYKKGIIYFSQPDGEWRWSLERMDTLPIHDSVVDFLVGQLRHLPEEVRRILMLGSAAGSVFDYGILPLIAEEPPEIIAAAVARAVQDEYLVPADHRYAMFSVTLPEAGLEAVQAGIRLRFAHDRVQQAFYQLIDASQGKQLHLRIGRLLLLNLAEAEAEDRIIDIAAHMNKGLEFITEPAEVNQVIGLNLRAARKAKAGYGYDTAFLLLEAAIALLPADAWSREPEQTAEIYRLYAECGYLTHHAAEADQACRLLLEQTRGRVARAEICEMQATHYMYLGMMPESIAAGRLGLKELGIRIPDKVGMAAVLKELVVIKAALRGRTPETIFAAPEMKDPEMKLVMRLLINFIPPSFISGETALFGLVVLKKVGLTLKYGNSPESALAFIGYAMLLSGFGDTRGAFAYGRLGIRINDKFKDLQWKSAAHVLYTLFNHVWTEPWDTLQDWFGASIDASLRTGDLLYLAHSAFYLNLWNPSMDIPALLQESSRTISLIENTKYKESLATAQLVRQYYLGLAGELPERTSFNSEAFSEEAYLRELEDARYYSGIAIYYIYKMKLLFTYEQHHEALQYIDRAYPVAGTLAGSAFMEEFALYTFLNLAYAYKDLGAGGKAKARLRMRKEIRRVRKWAGNSPETFRQHEYLMRAEWARISGNGERAAHYYDLAIEASEQSGFVRYKALSNELAARFYYDKGFKEFAAYLLRQAEYYYSVWGAKEKIRFIRERYPAVEQRISSKEFLHGRTVTDYTESIDLNSIILASQAISKEIELNNLLEALMEIVIMNAGAQRGCILMMSTASLLVEGEYKADTDKISVRIHESPPPDYLPAAVIRQVEESRESLIYNDAYSETPFVNDPYIVKHQPKSMVCMPLINQNKTIAIIYLENNLVTGVFTRERMKIINLLSREMVFSLENASLYTELERSEEKYRQLVSNLQDGVFVTRNKRLVYVNEALAAMLGYQADEMLEQPFEHFISPSEREKVMHYYARRVEGKQVPAEYETRLMHKDKNRELIVIHKVIRIMYMDEPAIQGTVKDITERKKAEEELRRHKEHLEELVAERTKELEWNNEELNKYIGMIEQISITDELTGLYNRRFFNKVFLEEVSQAAAEQRYLTYLMLDIDYFKKYNDTYGHYEGDSVLRQVGGLLKKLAEQAGGFAFRLGGEEFGIVVSGYTPDRSKEYAESIRRNIAELGIRHDRSPEYARITVSIGVASVRADGLREGDIYKLGDDALYQSKAEGRNRVTLFER, encoded by the coding sequence ATGATTGCGAATACCAATTACGAGGTCCTGGAGACCATTTCAGATCATCCTGCCAAAGCGGTATACCGGTGCAGCGAGGGTTCCTCCGGCGGAACGGTTATTCTGAAGGTGCTGAAATCGGAGTATGCCGGAACGGAAGCGGTCCTGCGCTTCAAGCAGGAATATAAGCTGCTGGCAGAGCTGAGCGGACAGTCCACTGGCGTGATCCGCCCCTTGAAGCTCGAAGAGAAGAACGGGCTGTACATGATGGTGCTGGAGGACATTCACGGACGTTCGCTCAAGCGGATACTGGCGGAGGAGCAGCCGGACGAGGCGGAATTACTGAAGCTGGCCGTTAAGCTTACGGATATTCTGGCCTCTATCCATGGGCAGAATGTGATTCATAAGGATATTAAGCCGTCAAATATCATCTGGAACCGCGGGCAGGACATCGTGCAGGTTATCGACTTCGACCTTGCCGTCAAGCTGCCCCGGGAGACCAGAGAGTTCCAGAACAGCGGTGTGCTGGAAGGAAGTCTGCTGTACATCTCCCCAGAACAGACCGGGCGGATGAACCGCAGCATTGATTACCGCAGCGATTATTATTCCTTCGGGGTTGTGCTCTACGAGATGATGACCGGCATGAGGCCGTTTCAGTCCCCGGAGATGGTGGAGCAGATCTATTCCATCATCGCCAAAGAGGCAGTTCCGCCCGCAAAAGCAACCGGAGGCAAAGTCTCCGGGAGCCTGTCAGCCATCATCATGAAGCTGCTGGAGAAGTCCCCGGAGGACAGATACCGCAGCGCTCACGGCATCAAGAGCGATCTGATGAAATGTCTGGCCGGGCTTGAGGATTTCGCAGTGGGCACGGAAGACCGCCTGGATACCTTCCGTATCCCGCAGAAGCTGGTGGGCAGAGAGGATGAGCTGTCCCTTCTGGAGGAGGCGCTGCGCAGCAGCGTTAGAGCGAATGCAGAGCTGATGCTCATCTCCGGTGATGCGGGAGCAGGCAAAACAGCCCTGGTCCATGAGCTCCACCGGAGCATCAGCCGGGAGCAAGGGCTGTTCGCCGAAGGCAAGTTCGACCAGTATAACAAGAACATTCCCTACAGCGCGATCCTTCAGGCGTTCCGCAGGCTGGTCCGCCAGCTGCTGGACAGCCCGGATGAGGAGGGGACGCGCGAGGCCGGCCGTTACCTGAGCCAGGCACTGGGCGGCAACGGCGGTGTCATCACCGGACTGATTCCTGAGCTGGCCGCCTGGATCGGTGTGCAGCCGGAGGTGGAGCCGCTGGGACCGGCGGAGGAGACGAACCGGTTCTTCCTGACCTTCGCCAGGCTGGTGGAGGGCATCACCCGGGGCGGCCGCCCGCTGGTCCTATTCCTGGATGATGTCCAGTGGGCCGATTATTCCAGTCTGCAGCTGGTGGAGAAGCTGGTGCTGGATTATCATCTGCAGCGGCTGTTTGTCGTCTGCTCCTTCCGGGACAGCGAGATCCATGACGGCCATCCCCTGTTCACCGTCATGGACAGAATCGGCAAGAACCGCAAGGTGGGCCGGATTCATCTGCAGCCGCTGAAGGAGCCGGATATCCGCAGCCTTGTGGCTGGTACGCTGCACAGCAGCCCGGAACGTGTGCAGGAGCTGGCTTACCGGCTGTTCAGACGCTCTAAAGGGAATTCGTTCTTTGTCACAGAGATGCTGAAGGACCTGTACAAAAAGGGAATTATCTATTTCAGCCAGCCGGACGGGGAGTGGCGCTGGAGCCTGGAGCGGATGGATACGCTGCCTATCCATGACAGTGTAGTGGACTTCCTTGTCGGGCAGCTCCGCCATCTGCCGGAGGAGGTCCGCCGTATCCTGATGCTTGGCTCAGCCGCAGGCAGTGTATTCGATTACGGCATCCTGCCGCTGATCGCTGAGGAGCCGCCGGAGATCATCGCGGCAGCCGTTGCCCGGGCGGTGCAGGACGAGTACCTTGTGCCGGCGGATCATAGATATGCGATGTTCTCCGTCACATTGCCTGAAGCGGGCCTGGAGGCCGTGCAGGCCGGTATCCGCCTGAGATTCGCTCATGACCGTGTACAGCAGGCGTTCTACCAATTGATTGATGCCAGTCAGGGGAAGCAGCTTCATCTTCGAATCGGACGGCTGCTGCTGCTGAATCTCGCGGAAGCGGAAGCCGAGGACCGGATTATTGACATCGCCGCGCACATGAATAAAGGGCTGGAGTTCATCACCGAGCCGGCCGAGGTCAATCAGGTCATAGGGCTTAACCTGCGGGCCGCCCGGAAGGCCAAGGCGGGCTACGGGTATGATACCGCCTTCCTGCTGCTTGAAGCGGCAATTGCGTTACTCCCGGCGGATGCCTGGAGCCGGGAGCCGGAGCAGACGGCCGAGATCTACCGGCTGTATGCTGAATGCGGCTATCTGACTCACCATGCTGCAGAGGCTGACCAGGCTTGCCGGCTGCTGCTGGAGCAGACACGCGGCCGGGTGGCCCGTGCGGAGATCTGCGAGATGCAGGCGACTCATTACATGTATCTGGGCATGATGCCGGAGTCGATTGCTGCAGGACGGCTGGGGCTGAAGGAGCTGGGCATCCGAATCCCGGACAAGGTGGGGATGGCTGCGGTGCTGAAGGAGCTGGTGGTGATCAAGGCCGCGCTGCGGGGGAGAACGCCGGAGACGATTTTTGCCGCGCCGGAGATGAAGGACCCGGAGATGAAGCTGGTCATGCGGCTGCTGATTAACTTCATTCCGCCGTCGTTTATTTCAGGCGAGACCGCCCTGTTCGGCCTGGTAGTGCTTAAGAAGGTAGGGCTGACCCTGAAATACGGCAACTCGCCGGAGTCCGCCCTGGCCTTCATCGGCTATGCCATGCTCCTGTCAGGCTTCGGCGATACCCGGGGCGCCTTCGCCTACGGGCGTCTGGGGATCAGAATCAACGACAAGTTCAAGGACCTCCAGTGGAAAAGCGCGGCGCATGTCCTGTATACGCTGTTCAACCATGTCTGGACCGAGCCCTGGGATACGCTGCAGGACTGGTTCGGGGCTTCGATTGATGCCAGCCTGCGGACAGGGGATCTGCTCTATCTGGCCCATTCGGCCTTCTATCTGAATCTCTGGAACCCGTCGATGGACATTCCCGCCCTGCTCCAGGAGAGCAGCCGTACGATCTCGCTGATTGAGAACACGAAATACAAGGAATCGCTGGCTACCGCGCAGCTGGTCCGCCAGTATTATCTCGGGCTGGCCGGCGAACTGCCGGAGCGCACCTCCTTCAACAGTGAGGCCTTCAGCGAAGAGGCGTATCTGCGTGAGCTGGAGGATGCCCGGTATTATTCCGGCATTGCCATTTACTACATCTACAAAATGAAGCTGTTGTTCACCTACGAGCAGCATCACGAAGCCCTGCAATACATCGACCGGGCTTATCCGGTGGCCGGAACGCTGGCCGGGTCTGCTTTTATGGAGGAATTCGCCCTGTACACCTTCCTGAACCTGGCTTATGCCTATAAGGACTTAGGCGCAGGGGGCAAGGCCAAGGCCAGACTGCGGATGCGCAAGGAGATCAGGCGTGTCCGCAAATGGGCAGGGAATTCGCCGGAGACCTTCCGGCAGCATGAGTATCTCATGAGGGCGGAATGGGCGAGGATCTCCGGGAACGGGGAACGGGCCGCCCATTATTACGATCTGGCGATTGAAGCAAGCGAGCAGAGCGGGTTCGTCCGTTACAAGGCGCTTAGCAATGAGCTGGCGGCCAGATTTTATTATGACAAAGGGTTCAAGGAGTTCGCGGCCTATCTGCTTAGACAGGCGGAGTATTATTACTCGGTCTGGGGGGCGAAGGAGAAGATCCGGTTCATCCGGGAGCGGTACCCGGCGGTCGAACAGAGAATCAGCAGCAAGGAGTTCCTGCATGGACGGACGGTGACTGACTATACCGAGAGCATCGATCTGAACTCGATCATCCTGGCTTCCCAGGCTATCTCCAAGGAGATTGAGCTGAACAACCTGCTGGAGGCGCTGATGGAGATTGTAATCATGAATGCCGGTGCCCAGCGCGGGTGCATCCTGATGATGTCAACAGCCAGCCTGCTGGTGGAAGGGGAGTACAAGGCGGATACCGACAAAATCTCCGTGCGGATTCATGAATCGCCGCCGCCTGATTATTTGCCCGCCGCAGTGATCAGGCAGGTGGAGGAGAGCCGGGAGAGCCTGATCTACAATGACGCTTATTCGGAGACTCCATTCGTGAACGATCCCTATATTGTCAAGCACCAGCCGAAATCAATGGTCTGCATGCCGCTGATCAACCAGAACAAGACGATCGCCATCATCTACCTGGAGAATAATCTGGTCACAGGGGTGTTCACCCGGGAACGGATGAAGATCATCAACCTGCTGTCCAGAGAGATGGTGTTCTCGCTGGAGAATGCCAGCCTGTATACGGAGCTGGAGCGTTCAGAGGAGAAATACCGGCAGCTGGTCAGCAATTTGCAGGACGGGGTGTTCGTGACCCGGAATAAGCGTCTGGTCTACGTGAATGAAGCGCTGGCGGCGATGCTGGGCTATCAGGCGGACGAGATGCTGGAGCAGCCGTTCGAGCATTTCATCAGTCCTTCTGAACGGGAGAAGGTTATGCATTATTATGCCAGAAGAGTCGAAGGCAAGCAGGTGCCCGCAGAATACGAGACCCGGCTGATGCACAAGGACAAGAACCGTGAGCTGATTGTCATTCACAAGGTCATCCGGATCATGTATATGGACGAGCCCGCGATTCAAGGGACGGTCAAGGATATTACCGAGCGCAAGAAGGCCGAGGAGGAGCTGCGGCGGCATAAGGAGCATCTGGAGGAGCTGGTGGCTGAGCGGACGAAGGAGCTGGAATGGAATAACGAGGAGCTGAACAAGTATATCGGCATGATCGAGCAAATCTCCATTACCGATGAATTGACCGGACTGTATAACCGCAGATTTTTCAACAAGGTGTTCCTTGAGGAGGTCAGCCAGGCGGCTGCAGAGCAGCGGTATCTGACCTATCTGATGCTTGACATCGATTATTTCAAAAAATACAACGACACGTACGGGCATTACGAAGGGGATTCGGTGCTGCGCCAGGTGGGCGGGTTACTGAAGAAGCTGGCCGAACAGGCGGGCGGATTCGCCTTCCGCCTTGGAGGTGAGGAGTTCGGGATTGTGGTGTCCGGATATACCCCGGACCGTTCGAAGGAGTATGCAGAATCGATCCGGCGCAATATAGCAGAGCTTGGCATCCGCCATGACCGCAGCCCGGAATACGCCAGAATTACCGTATCCATCGGTGTAGCCTCGGTGCGTGCGGACGGTCTTCGCGAGGGGGATATCTATAAGTTGGGCGATGACGCGCTGTACCAATCGAAGGCGGAAGGCCGCAACCGGGTCACTTTGTTCGAGAGATAG
- a CDS encoding small-conductance mechanosensitive channel, whose translation MNTWKKTLFLIITFGLIFLLPLLGSVAKWKGMPPGYGDFPAQKVEADPGFSLLYFSFACVVALIITLILVFPGWFGFKKTAEAPRKAGAPVPYPVWFWWSLPVLAVSWLLMWGRVKLSISLEYYTFVPLWWSFILILDGLVYRRNGGASIISRKPHVMQLLAVVSCFSWFAFEYLNFFVIENWYYPNNEVFSNFGNVFWFSLSYTTVLPAIFEWYLLLKTFRFFRSRYSSGPKLNVSRSWLIVYYILGLILAFGMGYYPYLLFWVLWVALVPMLSAAMALVGYWTPFTPVKNGDWSKVILVGLATLFNGFFWELWNFGSEWFHDDAPTNPNYWKYSVPYLDKIHIFSEMPLLGYFGYLFFGLNCWIIWLIAAYVFKFDGDIEVAGETR comes from the coding sequence ATGAACACATGGAAAAAGACATTATTCTTGATCATCACCTTTGGACTGATCTTCTTGCTGCCTCTGCTCGGGAGTGTGGCGAAATGGAAGGGGATGCCGCCCGGCTACGGTGATTTCCCTGCCCAGAAGGTGGAGGCGGACCCGGGATTCAGCCTGCTCTATTTCTCTTTTGCCTGTGTAGTAGCCCTGATCATCACCCTGATTCTGGTCTTCCCCGGATGGTTCGGCTTCAAGAAGACGGCGGAAGCCCCCCGGAAGGCAGGAGCCCCCGTTCCTTATCCGGTGTGGTTCTGGTGGAGCCTGCCGGTGCTGGCGGTGAGCTGGCTGCTGATGTGGGGCCGGGTGAAGCTGTCCATCTCGCTGGAGTATTACACCTTTGTGCCGCTCTGGTGGTCCTTCATCCTGATTCTGGACGGGCTGGTCTACCGGAGAAACGGCGGAGCCTCGATTATCTCGCGCAAGCCCCACGTGATGCAGCTGCTGGCCGTGGTGTCCTGCTTCAGCTGGTTTGCTTTTGAATACCTCAACTTCTTCGTCATTGAGAACTGGTATTATCCCAATAATGAGGTCTTCTCTAACTTCGGCAATGTGTTCTGGTTCTCCTTGTCGTACACCACCGTGCTTCCGGCTATCTTCGAATGGTATCTGCTGCTGAAGACCTTCCGCTTCTTCCGCAGCCGTTACAGCAGCGGCCCGAAGCTGAATGTGTCCCGCAGCTGGCTGATTGTCTATTACATACTGGGGCTGATTCTGGCCTTCGGGATGGGTTATTATCCTTATCTGCTCTTCTGGGTACTATGGGTGGCGCTGGTGCCGATGCTGTCTGCGGCGATGGCACTGGTTGGCTACTGGACCCCCTTCACCCCGGTGAAGAACGGCGACTGGTCGAAGGTGATTCTCGTGGGGCTGGCTACGCTGTTCAACGGCTTCTTCTGGGAGCTGTGGAACTTCGGCAGCGAGTGGTTCCATGACGACGCCCCGACCAATCCGAATTACTGGAAATATTCTGTGCCTTACCTGGACAAAATTCATATTTTCTCCGAAATGCCGCTGCTGGGGTACTTCGGTTATCTGTTCTTCGGGCTGAATTGCTGGATAATCTGGCTGATTGCCGCCTATGTGTTCAAATTTGATGGAGATATTGAAGTTGCGGGAGAAACCCGCTAG
- a CDS encoding amino acid permease: protein MKQGRQGKQAGEAERAARDQGGKSGAHGSKGLSVWQLTMLALGTVVGGSFFLGSSVAIRAAGPSVLLAYVIGGVLVYCILSALSEMTVANPASGSFRTYTEQAFGRGAGFMVGWVYWTGLVLAMSSEATAVSILLRGWFPALPLAAAGAGIIVLVTLLNLLGAERLSRLESGLAAVKLLAIAAFIVLALVIVAGIVGIGSGAAGTAGLNVLRGQRFFSGGIAGIAGSMLMVMFTYAGFEVLGLAASETGNPRVTIPQAIRRTILLLVSLYLAAMAALFLLLPPARVSGEVSPFVSALSLYGLGWAGNVMNMVLVSAILSTMLASVFGLGRMLRSLAEEGHTPGWMRDHGDIPYRGILISGGSMLAGLGLGLLLPQGVYLFLVSSGGFSLLFSYFIIVASHYRLRQKHGRPLTGQRGQRGYPYSSWFAMGGLLAILASMPLIPGQGGGLAAGIMFVLLFSGIYTIQALRRRSSLRDGRHPGLQVNAPVARAQMEAAEELTGGRPQAEADRKPVDEESN, encoded by the coding sequence ATGAAGCAAGGAAGGCAAGGGAAGCAAGCGGGGGAAGCGGAGCGCGCCGCCCGGGATCAGGGCGGGAAGTCCGGTGCTCACGGCTCAAAAGGATTATCCGTCTGGCAGCTGACGATGCTGGCGCTCGGTACGGTGGTCGGCGGGTCGTTCTTTCTCGGGTCCTCCGTGGCGATCCGGGCGGCAGGCCCGTCGGTGCTGCTGGCCTATGTGATCGGTGGCGTCCTGGTCTACTGCATCTTGTCTGCCCTGTCAGAGATGACGGTGGCGAATCCGGCTTCCGGCTCATTCCGCACGTATACCGAGCAGGCCTTCGGCCGTGGAGCGGGCTTCATGGTGGGCTGGGTCTACTGGACCGGTCTTGTGCTCGCGATGTCCAGTGAAGCGACGGCGGTATCTATCCTGCTGCGGGGCTGGTTCCCGGCCCTGCCGCTGGCCGCAGCCGGTGCGGGAATTATCGTGCTGGTCACGCTGCTGAATCTGCTGGGGGCCGAGCGTCTCTCCAGGCTGGAGAGCGGACTGGCCGCTGTCAAGCTGCTCGCTATTGCCGCGTTTATTGTACTGGCGCTGGTTATCGTTGCCGGAATTGTCGGCATAGGCTCAGGGGCTGCGGGGACAGCGGGGCTGAATGTGCTGCGGGGACAGCGCTTCTTCTCCGGCGGGATTGCCGGTATCGCGGGCAGTATGCTTATGGTGATGTTCACCTACGCAGGGTTCGAGGTGCTGGGGCTGGCCGCCTCGGAGACCGGGAATCCGCGGGTCACCATTCCACAGGCCATCCGGCGCACCATCCTGCTGCTGGTCAGCCTCTATCTGGCCGCTATGGCCGCCTTGTTCCTGCTGCTCCCTCCGGCCCGGGTCTCCGGGGAGGTCAGCCCGTTCGTCTCCGCGCTCAGCCTGTACGGGCTTGGCTGGGCGGGCAACGTCATGAATATGGTGCTTGTATCCGCCATTCTCTCAACGATGCTGGCTTCGGTCTTCGGGCTTGGCCGGATGCTCCGTTCTCTGGCGGAGGAGGGGCACACGCCAGGCTGGATGCGCGACCATGGCGATATCCCCTACCGGGGGATTCTGATCTCCGGAGGCTCGATGCTCGCCGGACTTGGCCTTGGACTGCTGCTGCCGCAAGGCGTCTATCTGTTCCTGGTCAGCTCCGGCGGGTTCTCGCTGCTGTTCTCCTACTTCATCATTGTCGCCAGCCACTACCGGCTGCGGCAGAAGCACGGACGCCCTCTAACCGGCCAGCGCGGCCAGCGCGGATATCCCTACAGCTCATGGTTCGCCATGGGCGGCCTGCTGGCGATTCTGGCCAGTATGCCGCTGATTCCCGGGCAAGGCGGCGGGCTGGCAGCAGGAATCATGTTTGTGCTGCTGTTCTCTGGAATCTATACGATACAGGCGTTACGCAGACGAAGCAGCCTCAGAGACGGGCGCCATCCTGGGTTACAGGTGAATGCTCCCGTTGCCAGGGCGCAAATGGAAGCCGCAGAGGAGCTGACGGGCGGCAGGCCGCAAGCAGAAGCGGACCGGAAACCTGTCGACGAGGAATCGAACTGA
- a CDS encoding methyl-accepting chemotaxis protein yields MNTEERSEMDQLQEALERSLPLVQHLFPLDVMFALADTEKFIYYLPGKELDARIEPGTPVPASGGIRAALDSGEEVSGTIPKEIYGLPFKSSSMPIRDRDGAVTGVFTIGISLSNQVTLSEAANAMAVTSDELSSTSMEIAGTASELAGTVNGLKELGQKVVEDLQQTDEILDFIRKVAENSNLLGLNAAIEAAHAAEHGRGFGIVAQEIRKMSVSSASSAKDIAGILQMIKQKISQMDAILTDCLAQSERQAAATEEITASMEQLAASAVEIKSIARLI; encoded by the coding sequence ATGAATACCGAAGAACGATCAGAAATGGACCAGCTGCAGGAGGCGCTTGAACGTTCTCTGCCGCTGGTGCAGCATCTTTTTCCGCTGGATGTCATGTTTGCCCTGGCGGATACGGAGAAATTCATTTATTATCTGCCAGGCAAAGAATTGGATGCCCGGATTGAACCGGGAACTCCTGTGCCGGCAAGCGGCGGAATCCGCGCTGCACTGGACAGCGGGGAAGAGGTCAGCGGTACCATTCCCAAAGAGATCTATGGTTTGCCCTTCAAATCCTCCTCCATGCCGATCCGGGACCGGGACGGCGCTGTTACAGGCGTATTCACGATCGGCATCAGCCTGAGCAATCAGGTGACGCTGAGCGAGGCAGCGAATGCTATGGCAGTGACCTCCGATGAGCTTAGCTCGACATCGATGGAGATTGCCGGTACAGCTTCGGAGCTTGCCGGCACGGTAAACGGCCTGAAGGAGCTGGGGCAGAAGGTGGTGGAGGATCTTCAGCAGACAGATGAGATCCTGGATTTCATCCGCAAGGTTGCAGAGAACTCGAATCTGCTTGGACTGAATGCGGCGATTGAAGCAGCCCATGCAGCGGAGCACGGCCGGGGCTTCGGGATTGTGGCCCAGGAGATCCGCAAAATGTCGGTCTCCAGTGCCTCCTCGGCGAAGGATATCGCCGGTATTCTGCAGATGATCAAGCAGAAGATCAGCCAGATGGATGCCATCCTGACCGATTGTCTGGCCCAGAGCGAGCGCCAGGCGGCTGCGACCGAAGAGATTACCGCCTCGATGGAGCAGCTTGCTGCATCAGCAGTTGAGATTAAGAGCATTGCGCGGCTGATCTAA